The following coding sequences lie in one Allochromatium vinosum DSM 180 genomic window:
- a CDS encoding DUF5681 domain-containing protein: MARFQPGQSGNPRGPKPGSGPVQKLRKAIEQDAPEILAAMVTAAKGGDTAAAKLLLDRIVPPIKPETRQPAAPGPTDPGEILQAAAEGRLTFEQAERLMSLAVERAKVAELVEIQKRLRRIEGMLKSPG, encoded by the coding sequence ATGGCGCGATTTCAACCCGGCCAGTCCGGCAACCCGCGCGGCCCCAAGCCGGGCAGCGGCCCGGTCCAGAAGCTGCGGAAGGCCATCGAGCAGGATGCGCCCGAGATCCTGGCCGCGATGGTCACTGCCGCCAAGGGAGGCGACACCGCCGCCGCCAAGCTCCTGTTGGACCGCATCGTCCCGCCCATCAAACCCGAGACCCGCCAACCGGCCGCCCCCGGCCCGACCGATCCCGGCGAGATCCTGCAAGCGGCCGCCGAGGGTCGACTCACCTTCGAGCAAGCCGAGCGGCTGATGAGTCTGGCCGTCGAGCGTGCCAAGGTCGCCGAGTTGGTGGAGATCCAGAAGCGGCTGCGGCGCATCGAGGGAATGCTGAAAAGCCCTGGCTGA
- a CDS encoding isochorismatase family protein has protein sequence MSTHQAQMPLCQRAFSQLLIIDAQERLAAAMPPDELDRVVDNINRLITAAKILDIPVIATQHNSQGLGPIIETIRANMPKVHEPTEKTAFSCCTAPGFERNISSHPDRRQLVVVGMEAHICIAQTVSGLQRWGYQVFVPNDAIISRKTAHKENVLDRMRSCGIQVVCTESVGFEWLGDSTDAQFRDVWSLFK, from the coding sequence ATGAGTACCCATCAAGCGCAGATGCCGCTGTGTCAGCGGGCTTTTTCGCAACTGCTCATCATCGACGCGCAGGAACGGCTGGCCGCCGCGATGCCGCCGGATGAACTGGACAGGGTCGTCGACAACATCAATCGCCTGATCACGGCCGCCAAGATCCTGGATATTCCGGTGATCGCGACCCAGCACAATTCCCAGGGACTCGGCCCTATCATCGAGACCATCCGTGCCAATATGCCGAAGGTCCACGAGCCGACCGAGAAAACGGCGTTCTCCTGCTGCACCGCGCCCGGATTCGAGCGCAACATCTCCTCGCACCCGGATCGGCGTCAACTGGTCGTCGTCGGCATGGAGGCACATATCTGTATCGCGCAGACCGTCTCCGGCCTGCAGCGCTGGGGCTATCAGGTCTTCGTGCCGAACGATGCCATCATCTCGCGCAAGACCGCCCATAAGGAGAACGTGCTCGACCGGATGCGTTCTTGCGGCATCCAGGTCGTCTGTACCGAATCGGTCGGTTTCGAGTGGCTGGGTGATTCGACCGACGCACAGTTCCGTGATGTCTGGTCGCTGTTCAAATAG